A section of the Trachemys scripta elegans isolate TJP31775 chromosome 10, CAS_Tse_1.0, whole genome shotgun sequence genome encodes:
- the PCLAF gene encoding PCNA-associated factor, giving the protein MVRTKADCGGAGGAYRKVVAARAPRKALGSSSANAGPSPPAKKVESKYAGGNPVCVRPTPTWQKGIGEFFRQSSRHSEKENQMPDDEEAGSSGIGRLTKKARPLTPDPTEDGASSEDEQI; this is encoded by the exons ATGGTGCGGACCAAGGCAGATTGCGGCGGGGCCGGCGGGGCCTACCGGAAAG TGGTCGCCGCCCGGGCTCCCCGGAAAGCGCTGGGCTCCAGCAGCGCCAACGCGGGCCCTTCGCCGCCTGCCAAGAAAG TTGAAAGCAAGTATGCTGGTGGAAATCCAGTATGTGTGAGACCAACACCGACCTGGCAAAAAGGGATTGGCGAATTCTTCAGGCAGTCCTCAAGACATTCAGAGAAAGAGAACCAGATGCCTGATGATGAAGAGGCAGGAAGCAGTGGAATAGGAAGGCTTACTAAGAA AGCTCGTCCCTTGACTCCAGATCCCACAGAAGATGGTGCATCCTCTGAAGATGAGCAAATATGA